In one Nicotiana tomentosiformis chromosome 6, ASM39032v3, whole genome shotgun sequence genomic region, the following are encoded:
- the LOC104090138 gene encoding uncharacterized protein has protein sequence MAIFSSCSSSSSSFSDSATVALKETVFFFLVEFGRPSDDSKTRSLKCVGKVLRIVELCFVLLLLSWISTRLPFAVKISGEYFRQLIGVLLSPCFIFILCNFIVLTLLLKSGGLFSGDYSSTFRNVDETELYDSFLKKSEFSSNFSSEKEDVEIVYEDKQMIFEKSSVKNEDSRGSDEEPEMAKVKAMESKGPIRRTQSENLDRKSVEEICVKFRRPETEKCVKVENSGEVSPSTETAYGVDGLSNEEKAIEKFIAKQVKFHQQEKLAIVLHSQA, from the exons ATGGCTATATTTTCATCAtgttcttcctcctcttcttcattttctgattCAGCAACAGTTGCTTTAAAGGAAACCGTTTTCTTCTTTCTTGTTGAATTTGGCCGTCCAAGTGA CGATTCTAAAACTCGCAGTCTCAAATGCGTTGGGAAAGTTTTACGCATTGTTGAGTTGTGCTTTGTGCTTCTTCTGTTGTCATGGATTTCCACTCGCTTACCTTTCGCGGTGAAAATCTCCGGCGAGTATTTCCGTCAACTCATCGGTGTACTACTTAGTCCTTGCTTCATCTTCATCCTATGCAACTTTATCGTCCTCACTCTCCTCTTGAAGTCCGGCGGCCTCTTCTCCGGTGACTACTCTTCCACATTCCGCAATGTCGATGAAACTGAACTCTACGACTCGTTTCTCAAAAAGTCGGAGTTTTCGTCTAATTTTTCGTCCGAAAAGGAAGATGTAGAGATTGTGTACGAAGACAAACAGATGATATTTGAAAAGAGCTCAGTGAAAAATGAGGATTCACGTGGTTCCGACGAAGAACCGGAAATGGCTAAAGTTAAGGCAATGGAATCAAAAGGTCCGATAAGGAGAACGCAATCGGAGAATCTGGATAGGAAGAGTGTAGAGGAAATTTGCGTGAAGTTTCGGAGACCGGAGACAGAGAAGTGCGTGAAAGTTGAAAATTCCGGCGAGGTATCGCCGTCAACGGAGACAGCGTATGGAGTTGACGGATTAAGTAATGAGGAGAAGGCTATAGAAAAGTTTATTGCTAAGCAAGTCAAGTTTCATCAACAAGAGAAGTTGGCTATTGTACTTCATAGCCAAGCTTAG